The following proteins come from a genomic window of Motilibacter peucedani:
- a CDS encoding NfeD family protein yields MDGAAVWWLVAAVVLVGVEVLGVELVALMFAGGALAAGVAALLGAPLPVDVVVAALVSLAGLVLLRPVALRHLRPGPEQRTGTAALVGSTATVLARVDDGSGGRVKLNGEVWSARTYLTGTAVEPGRQVQVMSIDGATAVVHEMELPWSP; encoded by the coding sequence GTGGACGGAGCAGCCGTGTGGTGGCTCGTGGCGGCGGTCGTCCTCGTCGGGGTCGAGGTGCTGGGCGTCGAGCTGGTCGCGCTGATGTTCGCCGGCGGGGCCCTGGCAGCAGGCGTCGCCGCCCTGCTGGGCGCACCGCTCCCGGTCGACGTCGTCGTCGCAGCCCTGGTCTCGTTGGCCGGACTGGTCCTGCTCCGGCCGGTGGCGCTGCGCCACCTGCGTCCGGGGCCGGAGCAGCGCACGGGCACCGCGGCGCTGGTCGGCTCGACCGCGACGGTGCTGGCCCGCGTCGACGACGGCAGCGGCGGGCGGGTGAAGCTGAACGGCGAGGTCTGGTCGGCGCGCACCTACCTCACGGGTACGGCCGTGGAGCCGGGCCGCCAGGTGCAGGTGATGTCCATCGACGGTGCCACGGCCGTCGTCCACGAGATGGAGCTGCCATGGTCGCCCTGA